A genome region from Solanum pennellii chromosome 12, SPENNV200 includes the following:
- the LOC107005217 gene encoding protein ENHANCED DISEASE RESISTANCE 2 isoform X3: MDTWFMSYQFTTRKTSITVSRWQLSTFRRHLFGKKKLNQSLISLQHQESQGTNGNKYNSFEYKSDMDNGRNASSSDHESQFSAAEDEDDSHPNLLRRTTIGRGPPESVFDWTKEIDSDLANQNGSNQVFSRKYWRLLQCQNGLRIFEELLDGDLLPKSCSRAMKAVGVVEASCENIFELVMSMDATRFEWDCSFQYGSLVEEVDGHTAILYHRLQLDWFPTLVWPRDLCYVRYWRRNDDGSYVVLFRSREHENCGPLPGYVRAHIESGGFNISPLKPLNGRPRTQVQHLMQIDLKGWGVGYVSSFQQHCLLQMLNSVAGLREYFSQTDERTAAPRIPVMVNMTSASVSSKRNQKLQETPHHRTRSLDQIRAANRNASMMDEYSDEEEDFQGADQEVMPPSPEREMKRTALEEEPLDQIDFSIFSGNLRRDDRDNGRNCWRISDGNNFRVRSKNFCYDKSKIPAGKPLMDLVAADWFKDTKRMDHVARRPGCAAQVASEKGLFSLIFNVQVPGSTHYSMVFYFVMKELTSGSLLQRFVDGDDEFRNSRMKLIPSVPKGSWIVRQSVGSTPCLLGKAVDCTYIRGPKYLEIDVDIGSSTVANGVLGLVIGVITSLVVDMAFLVQGNSPDELPEQLIGAVRASHIELSAAVVPKLEPDTTE, translated from the exons ATGGACAC ATGGTTTATGTCTTATCAGTTTACAACAAGAAAGACAAGTATAACCGTGTCACG ATGGCAGCTTTCAACATTCAGGAGGCACttatttggaaagaaaaaattgaatcaatcattGATCAG TTTGCAGCATCAGGAGTCTCAAGGAACTAATGGCAATAAGTACAATTCGTTTGAGTATAAATCTGATATGGACAATGGAAGGAATGCTTCCTCATCAGATCATGAAAGTCA GTTTAGTGCTGCTGAGGATGAAGATGATTCTCATCCGAACTTGCTGCGAAGAACAACCATTGGAAGAG GTCCTCCCGAGTCTGTATTTGACTGGACAAAGGAAATAGATTCTGATTTGGCAAATCAGAATGGGAGTAACCAAGTGTTCTCCAGAAAGTACTGGCGCTTACTTCAATGCCAAAATG GCCTTCGCATTTTTGAGGAGCTTCTGGATGGCGATTTACTA CCAAAAAGCTGTAGTAGAGCAATGAAGGCTGTTGGGGTTGTGGAGGCTAGTTGTGAAAATATATTTGAGCTTGTTATGAGCATGGATGCAACACGTTTTGA GTGGGACTGTAGCTTCCAGTATGGTAGTTTAGTTGAGGAGGTAGATGGACACACAGCAATACTCTATCACAGACTTCAACTTGACTGGTTCCCTAC GTTAGTATGGCCTCGTGATCTTTGCTATGTACGTTATTGGCGTCGAAATGATGATGGAAGTTATG TTGTGTTATTTCGTTCCAGGGAGCATGAGAATTGTGGTCCACTACCTGGATATGTTCGAGCTCATATTGAGA GTGGTGGATTCAATATTTCCCCACTCAAACCTCTTAACGGGAGGCCCAGAACACAAGTGCAACATCTTATGCAGATCGATTTAAAAGGATGGGGTGTGGGCTATGTCTCGTCATTTCAGCAACATTGTCTGTTGCAGATGTTGAACAGTGTGGCGG GACTTCGTGAATACTTTTCTCAAACTGATGAAAGAACTGCTGCTCCAAGAATCCCAGTTATGGTTAATATGACATCCGCTTCAGTCTCTTCTAAGAGGAATCAAAAACTCCAGGAGACTCCTCATCATCGTACTCGTTCATTGGATCAAATACGAGCTGCAAATAGAAATGCTTCAATGATGGATGAGTACTCTGATGAGGAGGAAGATTTCCAAGGGGCTGATCAAGAG GTAATGCCACCTAGCCCTGAACGTGAAATGAAGAGAACTG CACTGGAAGAAGAACCTTTGGATCAAATTGATTTTTCCATCTTTTCGGGTAACCTTCGACGTGATGACCGTGATAATGGTCGTAACTGCTGGAGAATATCTGATGGAAATAACTTCAGAGTTCGTAGCAAGAACTTTTGCTATGATAAATCAAAG ATTCCTGCTGGTAAACCTCTGATGGATCTTGTTGCTGCTGACTGGTTTAAAGATACAAAACGAATGGACCATGTTGCTAGACGTCCTGGTTGTGCAGCACAA GTTGCTTCAGAAAAAGGActgttttctttaatttttaatgtgcAA GTTCCTGGATCAACACACTACAGCATGGTTTTCTATTTTGTCATGAAAGAGTTAACATCTGGTTCTCTTTTGCAACGGTTTGTTGATGGGGATGACGAGTTCCGTAATAGTAGAATGAAGCTCATCCCGTCTGTGCCAAAG GGCTCATGGATTGTGCGTCAGAGTGTCGGAAGTACTCCTTGTTTACTGGGGAAGGCAGTTGACTGCACCTATATCCGCGGTCCCAAGTATTTGGAA ATTGATGTTGATATTGGTTCTTCCACTGTGGCGAATGGAGTTTTGGGGCTTGTGATTGGTGTAATTACGAGCCTAGTAGTTGACATGGCTTTTCTTGTACAG
- the LOC107005217 gene encoding protein ENHANCED DISEASE RESISTANCE 2 isoform X1, producing MSKVVYDGWMVRYGRRKIGRSYIHMRYFVLETRLLAYYKRKPQDNVVPIKTLPIDGNCRVEDRGLKTHHGHMVYVLSVYNKKDKYNRVTMAAFNIQEALIWKEKIESIIDQHQESQGTNGNKYNSFEYKSDMDNGRNASSSDHESQFSAAEDEDDSHPNLLRRTTIGRGPPESVFDWTKEIDSDLANQNGSNQVFSRKYWRLLQCQNGLRIFEELLDGDLLPKSCSRAMKAVGVVEASCENIFELVMSMDATRFEWDCSFQYGSLVEEVDGHTAILYHRLQLDWFPTLVWPRDLCYVRYWRRNDDGSYVVLFRSREHENCGPLPGYVRAHIESGGFNISPLKPLNGRPRTQVQHLMQIDLKGWGVGYVSSFQQHCLLQMLNSVAGLREYFSQTDERTAAPRIPVMVNMTSASVSSKRNQKLQETPHHRTRSLDQIRAANRNASMMDEYSDEEEDFQGADQEVMPPSPEREMKRTALEEEPLDQIDFSIFSGNLRRDDRDNGRNCWRISDGNNFRVRSKNFCYDKSKIPAGKPLMDLVAADWFKDTKRMDHVARRPGCAAQVASEKGLFSLIFNVQVPGSTHYSMVFYFVMKELTSGSLLQRFVDGDDEFRNSRMKLIPSVPKGSWIVRQSVGSTPCLLGKAVDCTYIRGPKYLEIDVDIGSSTVANGVLGLVIGVITSLVVDMAFLVQGNSPDELPEQLIGAVRASHIELSAAVVPKLEPDTTE from the exons ATGTCAAAGGTGGTGTATGATGGGTGGATGGTTAGGTATGGGCGGAGGAAGATTGGCAGATCCTATATTCATATGCGGTATTTTGTTCTCGAGACGCGATTgttggcttactacaagagaaaGCCTCAGGATAATGTG GTTCCAATCAAGACACTTCCCATCGATGGTAATTGTCGGGTGGAGGACCGAGGCCTGAAGACTCATCATGGACAC ATGGTTTATGTCTTATCAGTTTACAACAAGAAAGACAAGTATAACCGTGTCACG ATGGCAGCTTTCAACATTCAGGAGGCACttatttggaaagaaaaaattgaatcaatcattGATCAG CATCAGGAGTCTCAAGGAACTAATGGCAATAAGTACAATTCGTTTGAGTATAAATCTGATATGGACAATGGAAGGAATGCTTCCTCATCAGATCATGAAAGTCA GTTTAGTGCTGCTGAGGATGAAGATGATTCTCATCCGAACTTGCTGCGAAGAACAACCATTGGAAGAG GTCCTCCCGAGTCTGTATTTGACTGGACAAAGGAAATAGATTCTGATTTGGCAAATCAGAATGGGAGTAACCAAGTGTTCTCCAGAAAGTACTGGCGCTTACTTCAATGCCAAAATG GCCTTCGCATTTTTGAGGAGCTTCTGGATGGCGATTTACTA CCAAAAAGCTGTAGTAGAGCAATGAAGGCTGTTGGGGTTGTGGAGGCTAGTTGTGAAAATATATTTGAGCTTGTTATGAGCATGGATGCAACACGTTTTGA GTGGGACTGTAGCTTCCAGTATGGTAGTTTAGTTGAGGAGGTAGATGGACACACAGCAATACTCTATCACAGACTTCAACTTGACTGGTTCCCTAC GTTAGTATGGCCTCGTGATCTTTGCTATGTACGTTATTGGCGTCGAAATGATGATGGAAGTTATG TTGTGTTATTTCGTTCCAGGGAGCATGAGAATTGTGGTCCACTACCTGGATATGTTCGAGCTCATATTGAGA GTGGTGGATTCAATATTTCCCCACTCAAACCTCTTAACGGGAGGCCCAGAACACAAGTGCAACATCTTATGCAGATCGATTTAAAAGGATGGGGTGTGGGCTATGTCTCGTCATTTCAGCAACATTGTCTGTTGCAGATGTTGAACAGTGTGGCGG GACTTCGTGAATACTTTTCTCAAACTGATGAAAGAACTGCTGCTCCAAGAATCCCAGTTATGGTTAATATGACATCCGCTTCAGTCTCTTCTAAGAGGAATCAAAAACTCCAGGAGACTCCTCATCATCGTACTCGTTCATTGGATCAAATACGAGCTGCAAATAGAAATGCTTCAATGATGGATGAGTACTCTGATGAGGAGGAAGATTTCCAAGGGGCTGATCAAGAG GTAATGCCACCTAGCCCTGAACGTGAAATGAAGAGAACTG CACTGGAAGAAGAACCTTTGGATCAAATTGATTTTTCCATCTTTTCGGGTAACCTTCGACGTGATGACCGTGATAATGGTCGTAACTGCTGGAGAATATCTGATGGAAATAACTTCAGAGTTCGTAGCAAGAACTTTTGCTATGATAAATCAAAG ATTCCTGCTGGTAAACCTCTGATGGATCTTGTTGCTGCTGACTGGTTTAAAGATACAAAACGAATGGACCATGTTGCTAGACGTCCTGGTTGTGCAGCACAA GTTGCTTCAGAAAAAGGActgttttctttaatttttaatgtgcAA GTTCCTGGATCAACACACTACAGCATGGTTTTCTATTTTGTCATGAAAGAGTTAACATCTGGTTCTCTTTTGCAACGGTTTGTTGATGGGGATGACGAGTTCCGTAATAGTAGAATGAAGCTCATCCCGTCTGTGCCAAAG GGCTCATGGATTGTGCGTCAGAGTGTCGGAAGTACTCCTTGTTTACTGGGGAAGGCAGTTGACTGCACCTATATCCGCGGTCCCAAGTATTTGGAA ATTGATGTTGATATTGGTTCTTCCACTGTGGCGAATGGAGTTTTGGGGCTTGTGATTGGTGTAATTACGAGCCTAGTAGTTGACATGGCTTTTCTTGTACAG
- the LOC107005217 gene encoding protein ENHANCED DISEASE RESISTANCE 2 isoform X2, with protein MSKVVYDGWMVRYGRRKIGRSYIHMRYFVLETRLLAYYKRKPQDNVMVYVLSVYNKKDKYNRVTMAAFNIQEALIWKEKIESIIDQHQESQGTNGNKYNSFEYKSDMDNGRNASSSDHESQFSAAEDEDDSHPNLLRRTTIGRGPPESVFDWTKEIDSDLANQNGSNQVFSRKYWRLLQCQNGLRIFEELLDGDLLPKSCSRAMKAVGVVEASCENIFELVMSMDATRFEWDCSFQYGSLVEEVDGHTAILYHRLQLDWFPTLVWPRDLCYVRYWRRNDDGSYVVLFRSREHENCGPLPGYVRAHIESGGFNISPLKPLNGRPRTQVQHLMQIDLKGWGVGYVSSFQQHCLLQMLNSVAGLREYFSQTDERTAAPRIPVMVNMTSASVSSKRNQKLQETPHHRTRSLDQIRAANRNASMMDEYSDEEEDFQGADQEVMPPSPEREMKRTALEEEPLDQIDFSIFSGNLRRDDRDNGRNCWRISDGNNFRVRSKNFCYDKSKIPAGKPLMDLVAADWFKDTKRMDHVARRPGCAAQVASEKGLFSLIFNVQVPGSTHYSMVFYFVMKELTSGSLLQRFVDGDDEFRNSRMKLIPSVPKGSWIVRQSVGSTPCLLGKAVDCTYIRGPKYLEIDVDIGSSTVANGVLGLVIGVITSLVVDMAFLVQGNSPDELPEQLIGAVRASHIELSAAVVPKLEPDTTE; from the exons ATGTCAAAGGTGGTGTATGATGGGTGGATGGTTAGGTATGGGCGGAGGAAGATTGGCAGATCCTATATTCATATGCGGTATTTTGTTCTCGAGACGCGATTgttggcttactacaagagaaaGCCTCAGGATAATGTG ATGGTTTATGTCTTATCAGTTTACAACAAGAAAGACAAGTATAACCGTGTCACG ATGGCAGCTTTCAACATTCAGGAGGCACttatttggaaagaaaaaattgaatcaatcattGATCAG CATCAGGAGTCTCAAGGAACTAATGGCAATAAGTACAATTCGTTTGAGTATAAATCTGATATGGACAATGGAAGGAATGCTTCCTCATCAGATCATGAAAGTCA GTTTAGTGCTGCTGAGGATGAAGATGATTCTCATCCGAACTTGCTGCGAAGAACAACCATTGGAAGAG GTCCTCCCGAGTCTGTATTTGACTGGACAAAGGAAATAGATTCTGATTTGGCAAATCAGAATGGGAGTAACCAAGTGTTCTCCAGAAAGTACTGGCGCTTACTTCAATGCCAAAATG GCCTTCGCATTTTTGAGGAGCTTCTGGATGGCGATTTACTA CCAAAAAGCTGTAGTAGAGCAATGAAGGCTGTTGGGGTTGTGGAGGCTAGTTGTGAAAATATATTTGAGCTTGTTATGAGCATGGATGCAACACGTTTTGA GTGGGACTGTAGCTTCCAGTATGGTAGTTTAGTTGAGGAGGTAGATGGACACACAGCAATACTCTATCACAGACTTCAACTTGACTGGTTCCCTAC GTTAGTATGGCCTCGTGATCTTTGCTATGTACGTTATTGGCGTCGAAATGATGATGGAAGTTATG TTGTGTTATTTCGTTCCAGGGAGCATGAGAATTGTGGTCCACTACCTGGATATGTTCGAGCTCATATTGAGA GTGGTGGATTCAATATTTCCCCACTCAAACCTCTTAACGGGAGGCCCAGAACACAAGTGCAACATCTTATGCAGATCGATTTAAAAGGATGGGGTGTGGGCTATGTCTCGTCATTTCAGCAACATTGTCTGTTGCAGATGTTGAACAGTGTGGCGG GACTTCGTGAATACTTTTCTCAAACTGATGAAAGAACTGCTGCTCCAAGAATCCCAGTTATGGTTAATATGACATCCGCTTCAGTCTCTTCTAAGAGGAATCAAAAACTCCAGGAGACTCCTCATCATCGTACTCGTTCATTGGATCAAATACGAGCTGCAAATAGAAATGCTTCAATGATGGATGAGTACTCTGATGAGGAGGAAGATTTCCAAGGGGCTGATCAAGAG GTAATGCCACCTAGCCCTGAACGTGAAATGAAGAGAACTG CACTGGAAGAAGAACCTTTGGATCAAATTGATTTTTCCATCTTTTCGGGTAACCTTCGACGTGATGACCGTGATAATGGTCGTAACTGCTGGAGAATATCTGATGGAAATAACTTCAGAGTTCGTAGCAAGAACTTTTGCTATGATAAATCAAAG ATTCCTGCTGGTAAACCTCTGATGGATCTTGTTGCTGCTGACTGGTTTAAAGATACAAAACGAATGGACCATGTTGCTAGACGTCCTGGTTGTGCAGCACAA GTTGCTTCAGAAAAAGGActgttttctttaatttttaatgtgcAA GTTCCTGGATCAACACACTACAGCATGGTTTTCTATTTTGTCATGAAAGAGTTAACATCTGGTTCTCTTTTGCAACGGTTTGTTGATGGGGATGACGAGTTCCGTAATAGTAGAATGAAGCTCATCCCGTCTGTGCCAAAG GGCTCATGGATTGTGCGTCAGAGTGTCGGAAGTACTCCTTGTTTACTGGGGAAGGCAGTTGACTGCACCTATATCCGCGGTCCCAAGTATTTGGAA ATTGATGTTGATATTGGTTCTTCCACTGTGGCGAATGGAGTTTTGGGGCTTGTGATTGGTGTAATTACGAGCCTAGTAGTTGACATGGCTTTTCTTGTACAG
- the LOC107005217 gene encoding protein ENHANCED DISEASE RESISTANCE 2 isoform X4, with amino-acid sequence MSYQFTTRKTSITVSRWQLSTFRRHLFGKKKLNQSLISLQHQESQGTNGNKYNSFEYKSDMDNGRNASSSDHESQFSAAEDEDDSHPNLLRRTTIGRGPPESVFDWTKEIDSDLANQNGSNQVFSRKYWRLLQCQNGLRIFEELLDGDLLPKSCSRAMKAVGVVEASCENIFELVMSMDATRFEWDCSFQYGSLVEEVDGHTAILYHRLQLDWFPTLVWPRDLCYVRYWRRNDDGSYVVLFRSREHENCGPLPGYVRAHIESGGFNISPLKPLNGRPRTQVQHLMQIDLKGWGVGYVSSFQQHCLLQMLNSVAGLREYFSQTDERTAAPRIPVMVNMTSASVSSKRNQKLQETPHHRTRSLDQIRAANRNASMMDEYSDEEEDFQGADQEVMPPSPEREMKRTALEEEPLDQIDFSIFSGNLRRDDRDNGRNCWRISDGNNFRVRSKNFCYDKSKIPAGKPLMDLVAADWFKDTKRMDHVARRPGCAAQVASEKGLFSLIFNVQVPGSTHYSMVFYFVMKELTSGSLLQRFVDGDDEFRNSRMKLIPSVPKGSWIVRQSVGSTPCLLGKAVDCTYIRGPKYLEIDVDIGSSTVANGVLGLVIGVITSLVVDMAFLVQGNSPDELPEQLIGAVRASHIELSAAVVPKLEPDTTE; translated from the exons ATGTCTTATCAGTTTACAACAAGAAAGACAAGTATAACCGTGTCACG ATGGCAGCTTTCAACATTCAGGAGGCACttatttggaaagaaaaaattgaatcaatcattGATCAG TTTGCAGCATCAGGAGTCTCAAGGAACTAATGGCAATAAGTACAATTCGTTTGAGTATAAATCTGATATGGACAATGGAAGGAATGCTTCCTCATCAGATCATGAAAGTCA GTTTAGTGCTGCTGAGGATGAAGATGATTCTCATCCGAACTTGCTGCGAAGAACAACCATTGGAAGAG GTCCTCCCGAGTCTGTATTTGACTGGACAAAGGAAATAGATTCTGATTTGGCAAATCAGAATGGGAGTAACCAAGTGTTCTCCAGAAAGTACTGGCGCTTACTTCAATGCCAAAATG GCCTTCGCATTTTTGAGGAGCTTCTGGATGGCGATTTACTA CCAAAAAGCTGTAGTAGAGCAATGAAGGCTGTTGGGGTTGTGGAGGCTAGTTGTGAAAATATATTTGAGCTTGTTATGAGCATGGATGCAACACGTTTTGA GTGGGACTGTAGCTTCCAGTATGGTAGTTTAGTTGAGGAGGTAGATGGACACACAGCAATACTCTATCACAGACTTCAACTTGACTGGTTCCCTAC GTTAGTATGGCCTCGTGATCTTTGCTATGTACGTTATTGGCGTCGAAATGATGATGGAAGTTATG TTGTGTTATTTCGTTCCAGGGAGCATGAGAATTGTGGTCCACTACCTGGATATGTTCGAGCTCATATTGAGA GTGGTGGATTCAATATTTCCCCACTCAAACCTCTTAACGGGAGGCCCAGAACACAAGTGCAACATCTTATGCAGATCGATTTAAAAGGATGGGGTGTGGGCTATGTCTCGTCATTTCAGCAACATTGTCTGTTGCAGATGTTGAACAGTGTGGCGG GACTTCGTGAATACTTTTCTCAAACTGATGAAAGAACTGCTGCTCCAAGAATCCCAGTTATGGTTAATATGACATCCGCTTCAGTCTCTTCTAAGAGGAATCAAAAACTCCAGGAGACTCCTCATCATCGTACTCGTTCATTGGATCAAATACGAGCTGCAAATAGAAATGCTTCAATGATGGATGAGTACTCTGATGAGGAGGAAGATTTCCAAGGGGCTGATCAAGAG GTAATGCCACCTAGCCCTGAACGTGAAATGAAGAGAACTG CACTGGAAGAAGAACCTTTGGATCAAATTGATTTTTCCATCTTTTCGGGTAACCTTCGACGTGATGACCGTGATAATGGTCGTAACTGCTGGAGAATATCTGATGGAAATAACTTCAGAGTTCGTAGCAAGAACTTTTGCTATGATAAATCAAAG ATTCCTGCTGGTAAACCTCTGATGGATCTTGTTGCTGCTGACTGGTTTAAAGATACAAAACGAATGGACCATGTTGCTAGACGTCCTGGTTGTGCAGCACAA GTTGCTTCAGAAAAAGGActgttttctttaatttttaatgtgcAA GTTCCTGGATCAACACACTACAGCATGGTTTTCTATTTTGTCATGAAAGAGTTAACATCTGGTTCTCTTTTGCAACGGTTTGTTGATGGGGATGACGAGTTCCGTAATAGTAGAATGAAGCTCATCCCGTCTGTGCCAAAG GGCTCATGGATTGTGCGTCAGAGTGTCGGAAGTACTCCTTGTTTACTGGGGAAGGCAGTTGACTGCACCTATATCCGCGGTCCCAAGTATTTGGAA ATTGATGTTGATATTGGTTCTTCCACTGTGGCGAATGGAGTTTTGGGGCTTGTGATTGGTGTAATTACGAGCCTAGTAGTTGACATGGCTTTTCTTGTACAG
- the LOC107005217 gene encoding protein ENHANCED DISEASE RESISTANCE 2 isoform X6: MSKVVYDGWMVRYGRRKIGRSYIHMRYFVLETRLLAYYKRKPQDNVVPIKTLPIDGNCRVEDRGLKTHHGHMVYVLSVYNKKDKYNRVTMAAFNIQEALIWKEKIESIIDQHQESQGTNGNKYNSFEYKSDMDNGRNASSSDHESQFSAAEDEDDSHPNLLRRTTIGRGPPESVFDWTKEIDSDLANQNGSNQVFSRKYWRLLQCQNGLRIFEELLDGDLLPKSCSRAMKAVGVVEASCENIFELVMSMDATRFEWDCSFQYGSLVEEVDGHTAILYHRLQLDWFPTLVWPRDLCYVRYWRRNDDGSYVVLFRSREHENCGPLPGYVRAHIESGGFNISPLKPLNGRPRTQVQHLMQIDLKGWGVGYVSSFQQHCLLQMLNSVAGLREYFSQTDERTAAPRIPVMVNMTSASVSSKRNQKLQETPHHRTRSLDQIRAANRNASMMDEYSDEEEDFQGADQEVMPPSPEREMKRTALEEEPLDQIDFSIFSGNLRRDDRDNGRNCWRISDGNNFRVRSKNFCYDKSKIPAGKPLMDLVAADWFKDTKRMDHVARRPGCAAQVASEKGLFSLIFNVQVPGSTHYSMVFYFVMKELTSGSLLQRFVDGDDEFRNSRMKLIPSVPKVHATIMGSG; encoded by the exons ATGTCAAAGGTGGTGTATGATGGGTGGATGGTTAGGTATGGGCGGAGGAAGATTGGCAGATCCTATATTCATATGCGGTATTTTGTTCTCGAGACGCGATTgttggcttactacaagagaaaGCCTCAGGATAATGTG GTTCCAATCAAGACACTTCCCATCGATGGTAATTGTCGGGTGGAGGACCGAGGCCTGAAGACTCATCATGGACAC ATGGTTTATGTCTTATCAGTTTACAACAAGAAAGACAAGTATAACCGTGTCACG ATGGCAGCTTTCAACATTCAGGAGGCACttatttggaaagaaaaaattgaatcaatcattGATCAG CATCAGGAGTCTCAAGGAACTAATGGCAATAAGTACAATTCGTTTGAGTATAAATCTGATATGGACAATGGAAGGAATGCTTCCTCATCAGATCATGAAAGTCA GTTTAGTGCTGCTGAGGATGAAGATGATTCTCATCCGAACTTGCTGCGAAGAACAACCATTGGAAGAG GTCCTCCCGAGTCTGTATTTGACTGGACAAAGGAAATAGATTCTGATTTGGCAAATCAGAATGGGAGTAACCAAGTGTTCTCCAGAAAGTACTGGCGCTTACTTCAATGCCAAAATG GCCTTCGCATTTTTGAGGAGCTTCTGGATGGCGATTTACTA CCAAAAAGCTGTAGTAGAGCAATGAAGGCTGTTGGGGTTGTGGAGGCTAGTTGTGAAAATATATTTGAGCTTGTTATGAGCATGGATGCAACACGTTTTGA GTGGGACTGTAGCTTCCAGTATGGTAGTTTAGTTGAGGAGGTAGATGGACACACAGCAATACTCTATCACAGACTTCAACTTGACTGGTTCCCTAC GTTAGTATGGCCTCGTGATCTTTGCTATGTACGTTATTGGCGTCGAAATGATGATGGAAGTTATG TTGTGTTATTTCGTTCCAGGGAGCATGAGAATTGTGGTCCACTACCTGGATATGTTCGAGCTCATATTGAGA GTGGTGGATTCAATATTTCCCCACTCAAACCTCTTAACGGGAGGCCCAGAACACAAGTGCAACATCTTATGCAGATCGATTTAAAAGGATGGGGTGTGGGCTATGTCTCGTCATTTCAGCAACATTGTCTGTTGCAGATGTTGAACAGTGTGGCGG GACTTCGTGAATACTTTTCTCAAACTGATGAAAGAACTGCTGCTCCAAGAATCCCAGTTATGGTTAATATGACATCCGCTTCAGTCTCTTCTAAGAGGAATCAAAAACTCCAGGAGACTCCTCATCATCGTACTCGTTCATTGGATCAAATACGAGCTGCAAATAGAAATGCTTCAATGATGGATGAGTACTCTGATGAGGAGGAAGATTTCCAAGGGGCTGATCAAGAG GTAATGCCACCTAGCCCTGAACGTGAAATGAAGAGAACTG CACTGGAAGAAGAACCTTTGGATCAAATTGATTTTTCCATCTTTTCGGGTAACCTTCGACGTGATGACCGTGATAATGGTCGTAACTGCTGGAGAATATCTGATGGAAATAACTTCAGAGTTCGTAGCAAGAACTTTTGCTATGATAAATCAAAG ATTCCTGCTGGTAAACCTCTGATGGATCTTGTTGCTGCTGACTGGTTTAAAGATACAAAACGAATGGACCATGTTGCTAGACGTCCTGGTTGTGCAGCACAA GTTGCTTCAGAAAAAGGActgttttctttaatttttaatgtgcAA GTTCCTGGATCAACACACTACAGCATGGTTTTCTATTTTGTCATGAAAGAGTTAACATCTGGTTCTCTTTTGCAACGGTTTGTTGATGGGGATGACGAGTTCCGTAATAGTAGAATGAAGCTCATCCCGTCTGTGCCAAAG GTTCATGCAACTATTATGGGTAGTGGATGA